In Oryza sativa Japonica Group chromosome 2, ASM3414082v1, the following are encoded in one genomic region:
- the LOC4331099 gene encoding protein G1-like6, translating into MDRHHHHHHHHHHHMMSGGGQDPAAGDGGAGGATQDSFFLGPAAAAMFSGAGSSSSGAGTSAGGGGGGPSPSSSSPSLSRYESQKRRDWNTFGQYLRNHRPPLSLSRCSGAHVLEFLKYMDQFGKTKVHTPVCPFYGHPNPPAPCPCPLRQAWGSLDALIGRLRAAYEENGGTPEMNPFGARAVRLYLREVRETQARARGISYEKKKRKKPSSAGAGAGPSSEGSPPPPGGSASGGGDTSASPQFIIP; encoded by the coding sequence ATGGATcgtcaccatcaccaccaccaccaccaccaccatcacatGATGTCGGGCGGCGGGCAAGAcccggcggcgggggacggcggcgccggcggcgccacgcaggacagcttcttcctcggcccggccgcggccgccatgTTCTCCGGcgccgggtcgtcgtcgtcgggcgcGGGGacgtcggcgggaggcggcggcggcgggccatCGCCGTccagctcgtcgccgtcgctgagcCGGTACGAGTCGCAGAAGCGGCGGGACTGGAACACGTTCGGGCAGTACCTGCGGAaccaccggccgccgctgtCCCTGTCGCGGTGCAGCGGCGCGCACGTGCTGGAGTTCCTCAAGTACATGGACCAGTTCGGGAAGACGAAGGTGCACACGCCGGTGTGCCCCTTCTACGGCCACCCCAACCCGCCGGCGCCATGCCCGTGCCCGCTCCGCCAAGCCTGGGGCTCCCTCGACGCGCTCatcggccgcctccgcgccgcctacGAGGAGAACGGCGGCACGCCGGAGATGAACCCCTTcggcgcccgcgccgtccgccTCTACCTGCGCGAGGTGCGCGAGACGCAGGCCAGGGCGAGGGGGATCAGCTACGAGAAGAAGAAGCGCAAGAAGCCCTcgtccgccggcgccggagccgggCCCTCGTCCGAGGGGAGCCCGCCGCCACCCGGCGGctcggccagcggcggcggcgacacgtcggcgtcgccgcaGTTCATCATCCCGTGA